A genome region from Prionailurus bengalensis isolate Pbe53 chromosome B4, Fcat_Pben_1.1_paternal_pri, whole genome shotgun sequence includes the following:
- the LAG3 gene encoding lymphocyte activation gene 3 protein, translating to MWEAQFLVLLLLHLQRVAPVEAPGSETEVSVVWAQEGAPAQLPCSPTIPLQDVSLLRTAGVTWHHLPDSGPPAPAPSLRPAAPSAQGPGPRRYVVLMQAPGGLRSGRPPLQPRVQLEERGLQRGDFSLWLRPARRADAGEYRAAVHLRDRSLACRLRLRVGQASMTASPPGSLRISDWVILNCSFSRPDLPASVHWFRGRVPVQESPHHHLAGSLLFLPQVSPLDSGPWGCLLTYRDGFNVSITYNLTVLGLEPSVPLTVYAGAGSRVELPCHLPPGLGTQSSLTAKWAPPGGGPDLLVVGDNGNFTLPLEAVSQAQAGTYTCHVHLQGQQLSVTVTLAVITVTPKSSGLPGNPRKLLCEVTPASGQERFVWSPLDKPSWGSSPGPWLELQQARLVSQPWQCHVYQGERLLGTAVSFAEPSGPGAQHSGRASGPLKTGQLHLFLILGILFLLLLMTGAFGFHFWRRQWRPRRFSALEHEIHPPQTQSKIGELEPEPELEPEPEPEPEPEPEPEPEQL from the exons ATGTGGGAGGCTCAGTTCCTGGTTCTGCTGCTTCTGCACCTGCAGCGGGTGGCTCCAG tggaggctccagggtctgagacAGAGGTCTCTGTGGTGTGGGCCCAGGAGGGGGCTCCTGCCCAGCTCCCCTGCAGCCCCACAATCCCCCTCCAGGATGTCAGCCTTCTGAGAACAGCAGGGGTCACTTGGCACCATCTACCAGACAG TGGTCCGCCGGCTCCCGCGCCCAGCCTGCGCCCCGCGGCGCCCTCCGCCCAGGGCCCGGGGCCGCGCCGCTACGTGGTGCTGATGCAGGCTCCCGGCGGCCTGCGCAGCGGGAGGCCGCCCCTGCAGCCCCGCGTGCAGCTGGAAGAGCGCGGCCTCCAGCGCGGGGACTTCTCGCTGTGGCTGCGCCCGGCCCGACGCGCCGACGCCGGCGAGTACCGCGCTGCGGTGCACCTCCGGGACCGCTCCCTCGCCTGCCGCCTCCGTCTGCGCGTGGGCCAGGCCTCCA TGACTGCCAGCCCCCCAGGGTCTCTCCGTATCTCCGACTGGGTCATCTTGAACTGCTCCTTCAGCCGCCCTGACCTGCCAGCCTCTGTGCACTGGTTCCGAGGCAGAGTCCCTGTCCAGGAGTCCCCCCATCACCACTTAGCTGGAAGCCTCCTCTTCCTGCCCCAAGTGAGCCCCTTGGACTCTGGGCCGTGGGGCTGCCTCCTCACCTACAGAGATGGCTTCAATGTCTCCATTACATACAACCTCACTGTTCTGG GTCTGGAGCCCTCAGTGCCTCTGACTGTGTATGctggagcaggttccagggtGGAGCTGCCCTGCCACCTGCCTCCCGGTTTGGGGACCCAGTCTTCTCTCACTGCCAAGTGGGCCCCTCCTGGTGGAGGCCCCGACCTCCTGGTGGTTGGAGACAATGGCAACTTTACCCTTCCACTGGAGGCTGTGAGCCAGGCCCAGGCTGGGACCTACACCTGCCACGTCCATCTGCAGGGGCAGCAGCTCAGTGTCACTGTCACCTTGGCAGTCATCACAG tgaCTCCCAAGTCCTCTGGGTTACCTGGCAACCCGAGAAAACTGCTTTGTGAGGTGACTCCAGCATCCGGACAAGAGCGTTTTGTGTGGAGCCCCCTGGATAAGCCGTCTTGGGGAAGTTCCCCAGGGCCCTGGCTGGAGTTGCAGCAGGCCAGACTCGTTTCTCAGCCCTGGCAGTGCCACGTGTACCAGGGGGAGAGGCTTCTCGGGACAGCGGTATCCTTCGCTGAGCCATCTGGCCCAG GTGCCCAACACTCTGGGAGGGCCTCAGGTCCCCTGAAGACAGGCCAGCTCCATCTGTTTCTCATCCTTGGTATCCTGTTTCTGCTCCTTTTGATGACTGGAGCCTTTGGCTTTCACTTTTGGAGAAGACAG TGGCGTCCAAGAAGATTCTCTGCCTTGGAGCATGAGATTCACCCACCTCAGACCCAGAGCAAGATAGGGGAGCTGGAGCCAGAACCGGAACTGGAACCGGAGCCCGAGCCGGAGCCCGAGCCAGAGCCCGAGCCGGAGCCCGAGCAGCTCTGA